A window of Saccharomyces eubayanus strain FM1318 chromosome XII, whole genome shotgun sequence contains these coding sequences:
- the FMP27 gene encoding Fmp27p, protein MSEIKTLLCKWVIIAVTLLWSCKIFVRIFFGVNVTWVNLFKLEIRGLSLENGSVSIRSIRFVVYEKKLIIKGLQIDSSDNARNGKSNTESPSEDERSTPRSSKAISGFFTSKFLSFSQHWLSGISVILDDTRLVNLDIGIEKLGFVFSIDGSKKSGSLRFDSYLRKLCWNDQIIIADTIFIVNTNLSIDEIMYPLKDDFQVSLDLKLGDLNVPMSLLNLFINKENVDLMSNEELLQKLKDTTSADQDIKDEDIIRARNDLMHTMGKFVDQIKPLKEFNVTIDKLQIKDFPLTNHPDLIGMTKYISYDIFISNINFNAIRFKNEMPGYTLVFEERDTPFKFSIVMARFNICLNINRKHQKLTKLLKIVEIPNVSIFGETNLFSQKFSYSDDLKPKHLENATFNIKGNISSLTIDMDPVNISFIKCFLSNIKVFTSSCPKNKILKENSHIKFLRRRRILFDYFKCFLPLINMKFTLDDPKFVIKNKDNLIISKFSVFMISHRSQRYILGNGLSEEKEKTQQIFYESLWTIELLDMKLQHIIKHQNYEHTILRVDSIAIEQNVRLLPEILYAADGDIDTLMLDLSELPTMVMLSDLVHNLDGQLANVEENYFKEFYEKFASNLQNIKTECSNMAKCLRQKDILPSDFMFEQLPSFFDYIKINIRDISSTLGARSVFMPRDVFSSIDPQSSKDLIDGKLRKYCNTIEKLQIAFFGDKTQWHNKIGSNHATMVRSGQLTNFDNASKEKPKHKSSIADLDDISTSDATEVHHLWNLNLLVNDITTEIIGETPESSEELSTKTVSKVSNLSIKLFPDTDSFSGEENSSKIVLQINHTRGMSVVSLMSIFLAVSGIHTLNQIFGHCVCQKTHQSKTKQYFIALSESKKKSCLKSVKWGQLKEMIEVDFSSEFMSQIVALPNGLRTKFEPTSTFITMKNLNEISISGQYFRMLVESPTNPNFWERMISIDRFKVQIHIDLLREQMKKLDSLQDWETLQSAITLENESSHFSIPHQFEMFKIIDSVPSVFKSIKQMLYSLKTSKSDLIIFPHKIETPLSLPKIKLKSKRWLFSIADDPLEAELNTIFQIGLQEQRERLTKLQEFNKRISENLIKSQKNVKEVKDDFEAVDNEILKCRTGLWTNDGRRVLRKSATDSEVPLIPTPFNVDGKDNHNPDIPQLITPEVEKAYNALLENFSDSWIRRVKEYKVKERREFDKNFSFLWGLIDYNKLPKDINKKVLPFATNPFLMNLIVENIDIDILRPFCGIENIPNFIYDVGKGVPKDTEYSIMIPMHLDAKFSEVRWHLRDYPLPFVCIPPLSSTQSKETIATRIHGDFMITEDMLQSEKELRTLFVPLIPSVTVENTDKYYSLFVPRTMTSAKIFTNLNFEINSKHTTRVTWGGSYQPAIQQTMQCLDNFSKPPLDPSIKLGFWDKTRYLFHGKINVLWKNKGKFEVSLKGAKSPYMLGGDSAGFIVGFDGNVNLKCNEDNDPKKFLSCSADKVHFSIPNYFAKPLLVWSRPSSNTMFIPNQEETNLQRYASFYYLLNTTSSRNEKAEKESMRKSFIEKTGIKLSGGMTLDMGILFERLGSSLDERTFDSKEHYLTRLCNPIYVQDRSKHDSYAGFRSDFIHMSFGLSSNSNSAYNAMQLSPNGFKAFFTWWKSFSGNFPVRRGPLFGLQSISPKFGEHLYTISYHADVSPLFITYMYHNVDADQILRKNYLEIAEFVGLKAKASHFVMDLHQRKEVLTEYQAGLNIRKRVMKLKFLAGDVVCQDVDIRAISGEFNKLNYIEEKEDAEYEIFDNDMTWLDITDFQDAFFINPENYLPKIKIMPFAFSPQFAYQKRASYGDKYQVDPKTYKPITPFDNRISHNCTLGHNVSLRTDLVEKRVNVLKKFQQRLEEESEEIKTAGMSKEYLKDLLSKAKFSVKNVEILLKDFEAICEQRETGETGHPFHFDSLNLLKATKKTMKLFENRFFIFNVLLKWNEDTRNAIFKFLYYADLANEFASLASGKGLREFEDAIKKRETVEETASLEGISEREGKRNTGKQFGSCNDEEFTNENLLKMFEKNITELSCNIEHMIHHKFFVQFVTPQIQLTSLENPETCVIVSSPFFMLKTLEFDANTTTNTYMQDIFLKRYGILFGNANAFLFNKKDYKEFFELYFGSSSYGQHKNEQWPPWLGLELGFEPSALEKNAVVKNISALLQYQKLSQFSARYDSLKDKIEDSICGYVPQINVELNSQEYLMLTKMVLKLFVYVEPEDGELRKYIEKLIIGYDIYDTSQIKTLVNNLHNSEQILAVVEKEFLFKRSLLDDVGKIDLSNVHNERMHQLLRLYILMKVFTSNGNNCINRTLVWNIKVNEIILHLLEKDDKPFVDIAVAKLNFNRVRHAMGLRKNIVTVKMMQIFDLEENVNYHCLLGPLASNTNDLASSKDDVPLVQVSWDIDKPVGGIKVIKNVETTLSGLTVKLDEDRLIKLLEWLSLKELMSDENGADEDSESSIFDMISSSSEEGNIKFSEDTSPDFNEMLKRSSDYMIVENLKLNSFKLCISYKGKGTMRLANVTNFVFDFPTLRLANQTLRLADLLLALKKVLIKVLIKHTGRFISNKLKRNSKNNKMVDDTAPLKQLTTYKSYTEPEELR, encoded by the coding sequence ATGTCTGAAATCAAAACTCTACTCTGCAAATGGGTTATTATTGCAGTAACTCTCTTATGGAGCTGTAAAATTTTTGTAAGGATATTTTTTGGCGTGAATGTAACATGGGTTAATTTGTTTAAGCTAGAAATTCGTGGTTTATCCCTGGAAAACGGTTCAGTATCGATAAGATCCATCCGGTTCGTCGTttatgaaaagaaacttaTTATCAAAGGTTTACAGATCGACTCCAGCGACAACGCACGTAATGGTAAGTCAAATACAGAATCTCCAAGTGAGGATGAGAGATCAACTCCAAGATCTTCAAAAGCTATCAGTGGCTTTTTCACTTCTAagtttctttcattttcgcAGCACTGGCTCAGTGGGATCTCCGTCATACTTGATGACACAAGACTAGTTAATCTTGATATCGGTATTGAAAAGCTTggctttgttttttcaattgacGGTTCCAAAAAAAGTGGCTCACTGCGATTCGATTCCTATTTAAGAAAGCTTTGTTGGAATGATCAAATCATTATTGCTGATACCATTTTCATTGTGAATACCAATTTATCAATCGACGAAATAATGTATCCATTAAAAGATGATTTTCAAGTTAGCTTAGACTTGAAATTAGGTGACCTAAACGTCCCCATGAGCTTACTAAATCTATTcatcaataaagaaaacgtTGATTTAATGTCCAATGAAGaacttttacaaaaattaaaagataCAACAAGTGCTGATCAAGATATAAAAGACGAAGATATTATCAGAGCTAGAAACGACCTAATGCATACAATGGGCAAATTCGTGGACCAAATAAAGCCTTTGAAAGAGTTTAACGTTACTATCGACAAACTTCAAATCAAGGATTTCCCTTTAACCAATCATCCAGACTTAATCGGAATGACCAAATATATTAGTTATgacattttcatttccaacATAAATTTTAATGCAATTAGATTTAAAAATGAGATGCCCGGGTATACGTtagtttttgaagaacgTGACACTCCATTCAAATTTAGCATCGTCATGGCAAGGTTCAATATCTGTTTGAATATAAATCGAAAGCACCAAAAGCTGACAAAATTGCTAAAGATTGTTGAAATCCCAAACgtttcaatttttggtGAAACGAATTTATTCTCTCAAAAATTTAGTTATTCtgatgatttgaaaccAAAGCACCTGGAGAATGCTACCTTTAACATCAAGGGGAacatttcttctttaacaaTTGACATGGATCCGGTTAATATTTCGTTTATCAAATGTTTCCTGTCTAATATTAAAGTTTTCACATCCTCTTGTCCCAAGAATAAAATTCTGAAGGAGAACTCCCACATTAAGTTCTTAAGAAGGCGAAGAATTCTGTTCGATTATTTCAAGTGTTTTTTGCCCTTAATTAATATGAAATTCACCCTTGACGATCCCAAATTTGtcatcaaaaacaaagataatTTGATAATAAGTAAGTTTTCCGTCTTCATGATAAGTCATCGCTCTCAGAGGTATATATTAGGAAATGGTTTGAGcgaggaaaaagaaaaaacgcAACAAATTTTCTATGAGAGTCTTTGGACTATTGAACTTCTAGACATGAAACTGCAACATATTATTAAGCACCAAAATTATGAACATACAATACTGAGAGTAGATAGCATTGCTATAGAGCAAAACGTTCGACTTCTACCTGAAATTCTGTATGCTGCAGATGGTGACATTGACACATTAATGCTAGACTTATCTGAATTACCAACGATGGTTATGTTGAGCGATTTGGTACATAATTTAGACGGCCAATTAGCaaatgttgaagaaaattatttcaAGGAGTTTTATGAAAAGTTCGCATCTaatcttcaaaacattAAAACCGAATGCTCTAATATGGCCAAATGTCTAAGACAAAAGGACATTCTGCCCAGCGATTTCATGTTCGAACAATTACctagtttttttgattatatCAAAATTAACATTAGGGACATATCCTCTACCTTAGGTGCAAGATCGGTTTTCATGCCAAGagatgttttttcttctatcgATCCCCAAAGTTCAAAGGATCTAATTGATGGCAAGCTAAGAAAATATTGCAATACAATCGAAAAGTTGCAAATCGCCTTTTTTGGCGATAAGACACAGTGGCATAACAAAATTGGTTCTAACCATGCTACCATGGTTAGGTCGGGCCAGCTTACGAACTTCGACAATGCAAGTAAAGAAAAGCCCAAGCACAAATCAAGTATTGCTGATTTAGATGACATATCAACCAGCGATGCAACGGAAGTACATCATCTTTGGAACCTTAACTTGTTGGTAAATGATATAACTACTGAAATAATTGGGGAAACGCCTGAATCGAGCGAAGAGTTGTCTACCAAAACCGTTTCCAAAGTTTCTAACTTATCAATTAAACTATTCCCAGATACAGACTCTTTTAGTGGGGAAGAAAACAGTTCAAAGATCGTTTTACAAATCAATCACACAAGAGGAATGTCGGTAGTATCACTAATgagcatttttttggctgTTTCAGGAATACACACATTAAATCAAATATTTGGACACTGTGTATGCCAAAAGACACATCAATCTAAAACCAAACAATATTTCATTGCACTATCCGagtcgaaaaaaaaatcgtgTCTAAAAAGTGTAAAGTGGGGCCAactaaaagaaatgatAGAAGTAGATTTTTCTTCCGAATTTATGAGTCAAATAGTTGCACTGCCTAACGGTCTTAGAACGAAGTTTGAACCAACTTCCACATTTATCACTATGAAAAACCTCAATGAAATTTCCATTTCAGGTCAATATTTTAGAATGCTGGTGGAATCCCCAACGAATCCAAATTTCTGGGAACGCATGATTAGCATCGATAGATTTAAAGTGCAGATACATATTGACTTACTAAGAgaacaaatgaaaaaattagacTCTCTGCAAGACTGGGAAACTTTACAGTCCGCTATAACTCTAGAGAACGAATCATCGCACTTTTCTATACCGCATCAATTTGAAATGTTCAAAATTATCGATAGTGTGCCTAGcgttttcaaaagtatTAAGCAGATGCTATATTCTTTGAAGACATCTAAGAGTGATTTAATTATTTTCCCGCACAAAATTGAAACCCCTCTTTCACTGCCTAAGATCAAGCTAAAATCTAAAAGGTGGTTATTTAGCATTGCCGATGATCCGCTAGAGGCTGAATTGAACACTATCTTTCAGATTGGTTTGCAAGaacaaagagaaagacTTACGAAGTTACAGGAATTCAACAAGCGTATTTCGGAGAATTTGATTAAAAGTCAAAAGAATGTCAAAGAAGTAAAGGATGATTTCGAGGCCGTTGATAATGAAATATTAAAATGTCGTACGGGCTTATGGACAAATGATGGAAGAAGAGTTTTACGTAAATCTGCCACAGATTCTGAAGTACCCCTCATTCCAACACCTTTCAATGTTGATGGAAAAGACAATCACAATCCTGACATACCCCAACTTATCACTCCCGAGGTTGAAAAAGCTTATAATGCTTTACTAGAAAACTTTTCCGATTCGTGGATCAGAAGAGTAAAAGAATACAAAGTCAAGGAACGCCGTGAGTTTgacaaaaatttttcttttctatgGGGACTAATTGACTATAACAAACTGCCTAAAGATATTAACAAGAAAGTTTTGCCATTTGCCACTAACCCatttttgatgaatttaattgttgaaaatattgatatCGATATATTAAGACCTTTCTGTGGTATCGAAAATATTCCAAACTTTATTTATGATGTTGGAAAGGGCGTTCCAAAGGACACAGAATATTCAATTATGATACCAATGCACTTGGATGCTAAATTTAGTGAAGTGAGATGGCATTTAAGAGATTACCCATTGCCGTTTGTCTGTATACCCCCATTAAGTTCTACACAAAGTAAAGAAACAATCGCTACAAGAATTCATGGGGATTTCATGATAACTGAGGATATGCTTCAATCGGAAAAGGAATTAAGAACGTTATTTGTACCTTTGATCCCTTCGGTCACTGTCGAGAATACAGACAAGTATTACTCTTTATTTGTACCAAGAACGATGACTAGTGCGAAGATATTCACGAAtttaaattttgaaatcaacTCTAAACACACAACGCGAGTAACCTGGGGCGGCTCTTATCAGCCAGCCATTCAACAAACTATGCAATGTTTAGATAACTTTTCAAAGCCCCCGTTAGACCCTTCGATAAAATTAGGATTCTGGGATAAAACAAGATATCTTTTCCATGGTAAAATTAATGTactttggaaaaataaaggGAAGTTTGAAGTCTCTTTAAAAGGTGCAAAGAGCCCTTACATGCTTGGCGGCGATTCTGCCGGGTTTATAGTTGGATTTGATGGCAATGTTAATTTAAAATGTAATGAGGATAACGATCccaaaaaatttctatCATGCAGTGCAGATAAGGTTCATTTCAGCATTCCAAATTATTTTGCGAAACCATTGCTAGTATGGTCTAGACCTAGCAGTAACACAATGTTCATACCAAATCAAGAGGAAACTAATCTGCAGCGATACGCTTCATTTTATTACCTATTGAATACGACATCTAGCCGAAATGAAAAGGCGGAAAAGGAATCCATGAGAAAGTCGTTTATCGAAAAGACGGGTATCAAATTATCAGGAGGTATGACCTTGGATATGGGCATTCTTTTTGAACGGTTGGGGTCTAGTTTGGATGAGAGAACTTTTGATTCAAAGGAACATTACTTGACTCGTCTATGTAATCCAATATATGTTCAAGACCGTTCAAAACATGATTCCTATGCTGGCTTTAGAAGCGACTTTATCCATATGTCTTTCGGGTTATCATCCAATTCAAATTCTGCGTACAACGCTATGCAGCTAAGTCCTAATGGATTCAAAGCGTTCTTTACTTGGTGGAAATCATTTTCAGGAAACTTTCCTGTGAGGAGGGGGCCTTTATTTGGTCTTCAGAGCATAAGCCCTAAGTTTGGTGAACATTTGTATACCATCTCTTATCACGCTGACGTCTCACCACTCTTCATTACTTACATGTATCACAATGTTGACGCTGACCAAATTTTACGTAAAAACTACCTAGAGATTGCTGAGTTCGTTGGTTTAAAGGCTAAAGCTTCTCATTTTGTAATGGATTTacaccaaagaaaagaggtTTTGACAGAATACCAAGCTGGATTAAATATCAGGAAGAGAGTTATGAAACTAAAGTTTTTAGCCGGTGATGTAGTATGCCAAGACGTGGATATTCGGGCTATTAGTGGTGAGTTCAACAAATTGAACTatatagaagaaaaagaggatGCCGAatatgaaatatttgacAATGATATGACATGGCTTGATATAACCGACTTCCAGGAcgcatttttcattaaccCTGAGAATTATTTACCGAAAATCAAGATCATGCCCTTTGCTTTCTCTCCTCAATTTGCTTATCAGAAGAGGGCGAGTTATGGTGACAAGTACCAAGTTGATCCAAAAACTTACAAGCCAATAACGCCCTTTGATAATCGTATCTCACATAACTGTACTCTAGGGCATAACGTTTCTCTACGTACTGATCTAGTTGAAAAGAGGGttaatgttttgaaaaagtttcaacaaagattggaagaagaatcagaagaaattaaaacGGCGGGAATGTCAAAGGAATATTTAAAGGACTTACTCTCAAAAGCAAAGTTTAGTGTGAAGAACGTCGAAATACTACTAAAAGACTTTGAAGCAATATGCGAGCAACGGGAAACTGGGGAAACCGGACATCCTTTCCATTTCGATTCTTTGAATCTATTGAAGGCtactaaaaaaacaatgaaactgtttgaaaacagatttttcattttcaacgTGCTTTTGAAATGGAATGAAGATACAAGGAATGCTATCtttaaatttctttactATGCAGACCTAGCCAATGAATTTGCATCATTAGCAAGTGGGAAGGGCTTGAGAGAATTTGAGGAtgcaataaagaaaagagagaccGTTGAGGAAACAGCCAGCTTGGAAGGAATATCGGAAAGAGAggggaaaagaaacactGGCAAACAGTTTGGGAGTTGCAATGATGAGGAATTTACCAAtgaaaatcttttgaagatgttTGAGAAGAATATCACAGAATTGTCCTGTAATATTGAGCATATGATACATCATAAGTTCTTTGTACAGTTCGTAACTCCACAAATCCAGTTAACGTCTCTTGAAAATCCAGAAACGTGTGTTATAGTGTCCTCACCATTCTTTATGTTAAAGACGCTTGAGTTTGATGCAAATACCACCACAAACACGTATATGcaagatattttcttaAAAAGGTATGGTATTTTATTTGGAAATGCGAATGCCTTCTTATTCAATAAGAAGGATtacaaagaattttttgagtTGTACTTTGGATCAAGCTCTTATGGCCAGCATAAAAACGAACAATGGCCGCCGTGGCTGGGTTTGGAGCTAGGATTTGAACCTTCTGcattggaaaagaatgCAGTGGTTAAGAATATCTCTGCCTTGCTGCAATATCAAAAGCTGTCACAGTTCTCCGCTAGGTACGATTCCttaaaagataaaatagAGGATAGCATTTGCGGATACGTTCCCCAAATAAATGTAGAGTTAAATTCACAAGAGTATCTAATGCTTACAAAGATGGTATTGAAattgtttgtttatgttGAACCCGAAGATGGAGAATTGAGGAAgtatattgaaaaattgataatTGGTTACGACATCTATGATACGAGTCAAATTAAAACATTAGTAAATAATTTACACAATAGCGAACAAATTCTAGCTGTTGTTGAAAAGGAGTTCTTATTTAAGAGGAGCTTATTGGATGATGTCGGCAAAATTGATTTATCCAATGTCCACAACGAAAGAATGCATCAACTTTTGAGGCTGTATATACTAATGAAGGTTTTCACTTCAAACGGAAACAACTGCATTAACCGGACGTTGGTATGGAATATTAAAGTGAATGAAATTATTTTACATCTCTTAGAGAAAGACGATAAACCATTTGTGGATATTGCAGTGGCGAAGCTGAACTTTAATAGAGTCCGACATGCAATGGGActgagaaaaaatattgtcaCCGTTAAGATGATGCAAATATTCGACTTGGAGGAAAATGTAAATTACCACTGTTTACTCGGGCCTTTAGCATCTAACACCAATGATTTGGCTAGTTCAAAGGATGACGTGCCATTGGTACAAGTAAGCTGGGACATCGATAAACCCGTAGGTGGTATCAAGGTTATCAAGAATGTTGAGACTACATTGTCGGGCTTGACAGTAAAATTGGATGAAGACAGGTTAATTAAACTATTGGAATGGCTGTCACTAAAAGAGCTGATGTCTGATGAGAATGGAGCAGACGAAGATAGCGAATCCAGTATTTTTGATATGatatcgtcatcatcagaagaaggaaatatTAAATTTTCGGAAGATACAAGTCCTGATTTTAACGAAATGTTAAAAAGATCGAGCGATTACATGattgttgaaaatttgaaattaaaCAGCTTCAAACTTTGCATCAGTTATAAAGGTAAAGGCACAATGAGATTGGCCAATGTGACAAACTTTGTCTTCGATTTCCCAACCTTAAGATTAGCCAATCAAACTTTGAGGCTTGCAGATCTATTACTTGCCCTTAAGAAGGTACTGATAAAGGTTCTAATAAAACACACCGGAAGATTTATTAGTAAtaaactgaaaagaaactctAAAAATAATAAGATGGTTGACGATACTGCTCCACTAAAACAGCTCACCACTTACAAGTCATACACCGAACCTGAAGAGCTTCGTTAG